From the genome of Nasonia vitripennis strain AsymCx chromosome 1, Nvit_psr_1.1, whole genome shotgun sequence, one region includes:
- the LOC100121130 gene encoding DNA-binding protein RFX2 isoform X2 — MSISWQTSTSSTDSAASLELLGIFDNEEIIVVPSRDDSSVDDGNNPESDDSYLFLENGDFIDYEPSLQKRRGRSGGNTPCQERGEGVIAMTTTGAQYALAASTGAGNGGGNSAVGVEKPSVVVVTTSNSNGSGSAAQSQSGRGQQLITVVTSGDPSSPNSLQPIQLLVQDPLDNTADSSNGSSGTQAHVTAQVVVNTTHSGQHTLVDSDTASTSAGTIVSGSPHYITVTGTSDSPSYASLTTAVVPGDADAVGSESVTHPTYVQYVEGDGSTYIPTNGQMTYPVYAVGEAGTMYTPASNQYYTSTSTPVTYAQVTGSSTTTGQLLSQGNGTYLIQQSVVDTDPATHALISAAAAARASPQTESAEAVVSGGGGAYLISGNSTTATAPVSVEDAATAAANMTHATRVSQATVSHNDSPFVQWLLENYETADGVSLPRSTLYNHYLRHCSDNKLDPVNAASFGKLIRSVFLGLRTRRLGTRGNSKYHYYGIRVKPSSPLVLLNEDGTSRQQATSNIQANNNKRVKFVNQKQTETTYETTNTQTNNNNNSNISSNASPPQYHQYLGEASCAIPEFPEIVVGHGSSLPEDCTLEDVDTFRSIYREHCEAFLDAVLNFEFATIESLWREFWRSQDNNNGDECEEEKYLSKTKLYQMCKCIEVQGFIKKVDYTFYQNLVEVLMPDVLRPIPSPLTQSIRNFAKGLESWLTSAMNDCPEEMMQIKLSAVSAFAQTLRRYTSLNHLAQAARAVLQNNSQINQMLADLNRVDFHNVQEQASWVCQCDYSVVQRLEADFKVTLQQQNSLEQWAVWLKSVVTQVLQPYEGKPTFAKAARQFLLKWSFYSSMVIRDLTLRSAASFGSFHLIRLLYDEYMFYLIEHQVAVSTGTTPIAVMGDKSQNYSMVNVFGANGDTSNICPAKRVKLS, encoded by the exons ATGAGCATCAGCTGGCAGACGTCGACGAGCTCGACAGACAGCGCAGCCTCGTTGGAGCTATTGGGAATCTTCGACAACGAAGAGATAATAGTCGTGCCGTCGCGCGATGACAGTTCCGTCGATGATGGCAATAATCCGGAGTCCGACGACTCCTACCTCTTCCTCGAAAATGGAGATTTCATCGATTACG AGCCATCCCTGCAGAAACGGAGAGGTCGAAGTGGCGGTAATACGCCTTGTCAAGAGAGAGGTGAGGGAGTTATTGCCATGACTACAACAGGAGCCCAGTACGCTCTCGCAGCATCCACCGGAGCTGGCAATGGTGGGGGCAACTCCGCAGTGGGAGTTGAGAAGCCTAGTGTCGTCGTTGTTACCACTTCTAATTCCAATGGCAGTGGCAGTGCTGCCCAGTCACAGTCTGGTAGAGGTCAGCAGTTAATCACAGTGGTCACCAGTGGCGATCCTTCTAGTCCTAACAGTTTGCAACCCATTCAG ctaTTGGTACAAGATCCATTGGATAATACAGCAGACTCTTCAAACGGATCATCAGGCACACAAGCACATGTAACAGCACAAGTTGTTGTTAATACAACGCATTCTGGTCAGCACACTCTTGTAGACTCTGACACGGCATCAACATCAGCAGGGACAATTGTCAGTGGCTCACCTCACTATATCACTGTAACAG GCACCAGTGATTCACCATCATACGCTTCCCTCACAACAGCTGTAG TACCTGGAGACGCTGACGCCGTGGGGTCCGAATCAGTAACTCATCCCACCTACGTGCAATATGTCGAGGGCGATGGATCCACGTATATACCGACAAATGGACAgat GACATATCCGGTGTATGCTGTTGGAGAGGCGGGAACAATGTACACTCCCGCCTCCAACCAGTATTATACTTCCACTTCCACACCGGTGACTTATGCTcaa GTCACCGGCTCAAGCACAACTACAGGTCAGCTACTGTCGCAAGGCAATGGAACCTACTTGATACAGCAGAGCGTCGTAGACACAGACCCTGCAACACACGCTCTTATATCAGCCGCTGCGGCAGCTCGCGCGAGCCCGCAGACGGAAAGCGCA GAGGCTGTTGTTAGCGGGGGTGGCGGGGCATACTTGATCAGCGGTAATTCGACGACAGCAACTGCTCCAGTCAGCGTGGAAGACGCTGCTACTGCAGCAGCTAACATGACGCATGCGACTAGGGTCTCCCAGGCCACCGTAAGCCATAACGACTCCCCGTTT GTACAATGGCTGTTGGAAAACTACGAAACTGCCGATGGAGTATCTCTACCCAGATCGACGTTGTATAACCATTACCTTCGGCATTGTTCGGATAATAAATTAGATCCCGTTAACGCAGCTAGTTTCGGAAAGCTGATTAGGTCCGTGTTTTTGGGCTTGCGTACGCGACGTCTCGGAACTCG GGGGAATTCAAAATATCATTACTATGGTATCCGAGTGAAACCAAGCTCGCCTCTGGTGTTACTGAATGAGGATGGCACGTCGCGACAACAGGCAACTTCAAACATCCAAGCAAACAACAATAAGCGTGTCAAATTTGTCAATCAGAAGCAAACAGAGACAACGTATGAAACGACAAACACACAGActaacaacaataataacagtaacaTCTCTTCAAATGCATCGCCACCCCAATACCATCAGTACCTTGGTGAGGCGAGTTGCGCCATACCCGAGTTTCCAGAGATAGTCGTTGGTCACGGTTCATCGTTGCCTGAAGATTGCACTTTGGAAGACGTTGATACGTTCCGTAGTATCTACCGAGAGCACTGTGAGGCTTTTCTTGACGCTGTTCTCAACTTTGAGTTCGCCACTATTGAAAGTCTTTGGCGCGAATTCTGGCGTAGTCAGGATAATAACAACGGCGATGAATGCGAGGAGGAGAAGTATCTATCCAA AACCAAGCTTTACCAAATGTGCAAATGCATCGAAGTTCAAGGCTTCATTAAGAAAGTTgattatactttttatcaGAACTTGGTGGAAGTACTGATGCCCGACGTTCTAAGGCCTATACCTA GTCCTTTAACCCAATCTATACGAAATTTTGCCAAAGGCTTGGAATCATGGTTAACTTCGGCGATGAATGATTGCCCCGAAGAAATGATGCAGATTAAG TTGTCGGCTGTATCAGCGTTCGCTCAAACACTAAGAAGATATACCTCTTTGAATCACTTGGCTCAAGCTGCCAGGGCTGTGCTTCAGAACAATAGTCAAATCAATCAAATGTTGGCAGATTTAAATCGAGTCGATTTTCATAACGTTCAGGAGCAG GCTTCCTGGGTTTGTCAATGCGATTACTCAGTGGTTCAACGGTTAGAAGCAGACTTCAAAGTAACTTTGCAGCAACAAAATTCGTTAGAACAGTGGGCTGTTTGGTTGAAAAGCGTTGTGACACAAGTACTACAGCCTTATGAGGGCAAACCTACTTTTGCCAAAGCAGCACGACAGTTCCTGCTCAAGTGGTCTTTTTATAGTTCGATGGTTATAAGAGATTTAACCCTAAGAAGTGCCGCTAGTTTTGGGTCCTTTCATCTTATTCGTTTGCTTTACGATGAGTAcatgttttatttaattgaGCATCAAGTGGCGGTTTCCACGGGTACAACGCCGATTGCCGTAATGGGAGAT AAAAGTCAAAACTATTCAATGGTGAACGTTTTTGGAGCTAATGGAG ATACATCAAATATTTGTCCAGCAAAACGTGTCAAGTTGAGCTAA
- the LOC100121130 gene encoding DNA-binding protein RFX2 isoform X5, with the protein MSISWQTSTSSTDSAASLELLGIFDNEEIIVVPSRDDSSVDDGNNPESDDSYLFLENGDFIDYEPSLQKRRGRSGGNTPCQERGEGVIAMTTTGAQYALAASTGAGNGGGNSAVGVEKPSVVVVTTSNSNGSGSAAQSQSGRGQQLITVVTSGDPSSPNSLQPIQLLVQDPLDNTADSSNGSSGTQAHVTAQVVVNTTHSGQHTLVDSDTASTSAGTIVSGSPHYITVTVPGDADAVGSESVTHPTYVQYVEGDGSTYIPTNGQIDSFFRTYPVYAVGEAGTMYTPASNQYYTSTSTPVTYAQVTGSSTTTGQLLSQGNGTYLIQQSVVDTDPATHALISAAAAARASPQTESAEAVVSGGGGAYLISGNSTTATAPVSVEDAATAAANMTHATRVSQATVSHNDSPFVQWLLENYETADGVSLPRSTLYNHYLRHCSDNKLDPVNAASFGKLIRSVFLGLRTRRLGTRGNSKYHYYGIRVKPSSPLVLLNEDGTSRQQATSNIQANNNKRVKFVNQKQTETTYETTNTQTNNNNNSNISSNASPPQYHQYLGEASCAIPEFPEIVVGHGSSLPEDCTLEDVDTFRSIYREHCEAFLDAVLNFEFATIESLWREFWRSQDNNNGDECEEEKYLSKTKLYQMCKCIEVQGFIKKVDYTFYQNLVEVLMPDVLRPIPSPLTQSIRNFAKGLESWLTSAMNDCPEEMMQIKLSAVSAFAQTLRRYTSLNHLAQAARAVLQNNSQINQMLADLNRVDFHNVQEQASWVCQCDYSVVQRLEADFKVTLQQQNSLEQWAVWLKSVVTQVLQPYEGKPTFAKAARQFLLKWSFYSSMVIRDLTLRSAASFGSFHLIRLLYDEYMFYLIEHQVAVSTGTTPIAVMGDKSQNYSMVNVFGANGDTSNICPAKRVKLS; encoded by the exons ATGAGCATCAGCTGGCAGACGTCGACGAGCTCGACAGACAGCGCAGCCTCGTTGGAGCTATTGGGAATCTTCGACAACGAAGAGATAATAGTCGTGCCGTCGCGCGATGACAGTTCCGTCGATGATGGCAATAATCCGGAGTCCGACGACTCCTACCTCTTCCTCGAAAATGGAGATTTCATCGATTACG AGCCATCCCTGCAGAAACGGAGAGGTCGAAGTGGCGGTAATACGCCTTGTCAAGAGAGAGGTGAGGGAGTTATTGCCATGACTACAACAGGAGCCCAGTACGCTCTCGCAGCATCCACCGGAGCTGGCAATGGTGGGGGCAACTCCGCAGTGGGAGTTGAGAAGCCTAGTGTCGTCGTTGTTACCACTTCTAATTCCAATGGCAGTGGCAGTGCTGCCCAGTCACAGTCTGGTAGAGGTCAGCAGTTAATCACAGTGGTCACCAGTGGCGATCCTTCTAGTCCTAACAGTTTGCAACCCATTCAG ctaTTGGTACAAGATCCATTGGATAATACAGCAGACTCTTCAAACGGATCATCAGGCACACAAGCACATGTAACAGCACAAGTTGTTGTTAATACAACGCATTCTGGTCAGCACACTCTTGTAGACTCTGACACGGCATCAACATCAGCAGGGACAATTGTCAGTGGCTCACCTCACTATATCACTGTAACAG TACCTGGAGACGCTGACGCCGTGGGGTCCGAATCAGTAACTCATCCCACCTACGTGCAATATGTCGAGGGCGATGGATCCACGTATATACCGACAAATGGACAgat TGATTCTTTTTTCAGGACATATCCGGTGTATGCTGTTGGAGAGGCGGGAACAATGTACACTCCCGCCTCCAACCAGTATTATACTTCCACTTCCACACCGGTGACTTATGCTcaa GTCACCGGCTCAAGCACAACTACAGGTCAGCTACTGTCGCAAGGCAATGGAACCTACTTGATACAGCAGAGCGTCGTAGACACAGACCCTGCAACACACGCTCTTATATCAGCCGCTGCGGCAGCTCGCGCGAGCCCGCAGACGGAAAGCGCA GAGGCTGTTGTTAGCGGGGGTGGCGGGGCATACTTGATCAGCGGTAATTCGACGACAGCAACTGCTCCAGTCAGCGTGGAAGACGCTGCTACTGCAGCAGCTAACATGACGCATGCGACTAGGGTCTCCCAGGCCACCGTAAGCCATAACGACTCCCCGTTT GTACAATGGCTGTTGGAAAACTACGAAACTGCCGATGGAGTATCTCTACCCAGATCGACGTTGTATAACCATTACCTTCGGCATTGTTCGGATAATAAATTAGATCCCGTTAACGCAGCTAGTTTCGGAAAGCTGATTAGGTCCGTGTTTTTGGGCTTGCGTACGCGACGTCTCGGAACTCG GGGGAATTCAAAATATCATTACTATGGTATCCGAGTGAAACCAAGCTCGCCTCTGGTGTTACTGAATGAGGATGGCACGTCGCGACAACAGGCAACTTCAAACATCCAAGCAAACAACAATAAGCGTGTCAAATTTGTCAATCAGAAGCAAACAGAGACAACGTATGAAACGACAAACACACAGActaacaacaataataacagtaacaTCTCTTCAAATGCATCGCCACCCCAATACCATCAGTACCTTGGTGAGGCGAGTTGCGCCATACCCGAGTTTCCAGAGATAGTCGTTGGTCACGGTTCATCGTTGCCTGAAGATTGCACTTTGGAAGACGTTGATACGTTCCGTAGTATCTACCGAGAGCACTGTGAGGCTTTTCTTGACGCTGTTCTCAACTTTGAGTTCGCCACTATTGAAAGTCTTTGGCGCGAATTCTGGCGTAGTCAGGATAATAACAACGGCGATGAATGCGAGGAGGAGAAGTATCTATCCAA AACCAAGCTTTACCAAATGTGCAAATGCATCGAAGTTCAAGGCTTCATTAAGAAAGTTgattatactttttatcaGAACTTGGTGGAAGTACTGATGCCCGACGTTCTAAGGCCTATACCTA GTCCTTTAACCCAATCTATACGAAATTTTGCCAAAGGCTTGGAATCATGGTTAACTTCGGCGATGAATGATTGCCCCGAAGAAATGATGCAGATTAAG TTGTCGGCTGTATCAGCGTTCGCTCAAACACTAAGAAGATATACCTCTTTGAATCACTTGGCTCAAGCTGCCAGGGCTGTGCTTCAGAACAATAGTCAAATCAATCAAATGTTGGCAGATTTAAATCGAGTCGATTTTCATAACGTTCAGGAGCAG GCTTCCTGGGTTTGTCAATGCGATTACTCAGTGGTTCAACGGTTAGAAGCAGACTTCAAAGTAACTTTGCAGCAACAAAATTCGTTAGAACAGTGGGCTGTTTGGTTGAAAAGCGTTGTGACACAAGTACTACAGCCTTATGAGGGCAAACCTACTTTTGCCAAAGCAGCACGACAGTTCCTGCTCAAGTGGTCTTTTTATAGTTCGATGGTTATAAGAGATTTAACCCTAAGAAGTGCCGCTAGTTTTGGGTCCTTTCATCTTATTCGTTTGCTTTACGATGAGTAcatgttttatttaattgaGCATCAAGTGGCGGTTTCCACGGGTACAACGCCGATTGCCGTAATGGGAGAT AAAAGTCAAAACTATTCAATGGTGAACGTTTTTGGAGCTAATGGAG ATACATCAAATATTTGTCCAGCAAAACGTGTCAAGTTGAGCTAA
- the LOC100121130 gene encoding DNA-binding protein RFX2 isoform X8, with amino-acid sequence MHPLEISCCILGSSAEPSLQKRRGRSGGNTPCQERGEGVIAMTTTGAQYALAASTGAGNGGGNSAVGVEKPSVVVVTTSNSNGSGSAAQSQSGRGQQLITVVTSGDPSSPNSLQPIQLLVQDPLDNTADSSNGSSGTQAHVTAQVVVNTTHSGQHTLVDSDTASTSAGTIVSGSPHYITVTGTSDSPSYASLTTAVVPGDADAVGSESVTHPTYVQYVEGDGSTYIPTNGQIDSFFRTYPVYAVGEAGTMYTPASNQYYTSTSTPVTYAQVTGSSTTTGQLLSQGNGTYLIQQSVVDTDPATHALISAAAAARASPQTESAEAVVSGGGGAYLISGNSTTATAPVSVEDAATAAANMTHATRVSQATVSHNDSPFVQWLLENYETADGVSLPRSTLYNHYLRHCSDNKLDPVNAASFGKLIRSVFLGLRTRRLGTRGNSKYHYYGIRVKPSSPLVLLNEDGTSRQQATSNIQANNNKRVKFVNQKQTETTYETTNTQTNNNNNSNISSNASPPQYHQYLGEASCAIPEFPEIVVGHGSSLPEDCTLEDVDTFRSIYREHCEAFLDAVLNFEFATIESLWREFWRSQDNNNGDECEEEKYLSKTKLYQMCKCIEVQGFIKKVDYTFYQNLVEVLMPDVLRPIPSPLTQSIRNFAKGLESWLTSAMNDCPEEMMQIKLSAVSAFAQTLRRYTSLNHLAQAARAVLQNNSQINQMLADLNRVDFHNVQEQASWVCQCDYSVVQRLEADFKVTLQQQNSLEQWAVWLKSVVTQVLQPYEGKPTFAKAARQFLLKWSFYSSMVIRDLTLRSAASFGSFHLIRLLYDEYMFYLIEHQVAVSTGTTPIAVMGDKSQNYSMVNVFGANGDTSNICPAKRVKLS; translated from the exons ATGCACCCCCTGGAAATATCGTGTTGTATTCTGGGTAGTTCTGCAG AGCCATCCCTGCAGAAACGGAGAGGTCGAAGTGGCGGTAATACGCCTTGTCAAGAGAGAGGTGAGGGAGTTATTGCCATGACTACAACAGGAGCCCAGTACGCTCTCGCAGCATCCACCGGAGCTGGCAATGGTGGGGGCAACTCCGCAGTGGGAGTTGAGAAGCCTAGTGTCGTCGTTGTTACCACTTCTAATTCCAATGGCAGTGGCAGTGCTGCCCAGTCACAGTCTGGTAGAGGTCAGCAGTTAATCACAGTGGTCACCAGTGGCGATCCTTCTAGTCCTAACAGTTTGCAACCCATTCAG ctaTTGGTACAAGATCCATTGGATAATACAGCAGACTCTTCAAACGGATCATCAGGCACACAAGCACATGTAACAGCACAAGTTGTTGTTAATACAACGCATTCTGGTCAGCACACTCTTGTAGACTCTGACACGGCATCAACATCAGCAGGGACAATTGTCAGTGGCTCACCTCACTATATCACTGTAACAG GCACCAGTGATTCACCATCATACGCTTCCCTCACAACAGCTGTAG TACCTGGAGACGCTGACGCCGTGGGGTCCGAATCAGTAACTCATCCCACCTACGTGCAATATGTCGAGGGCGATGGATCCACGTATATACCGACAAATGGACAgat TGATTCTTTTTTCAGGACATATCCGGTGTATGCTGTTGGAGAGGCGGGAACAATGTACACTCCCGCCTCCAACCAGTATTATACTTCCACTTCCACACCGGTGACTTATGCTcaa GTCACCGGCTCAAGCACAACTACAGGTCAGCTACTGTCGCAAGGCAATGGAACCTACTTGATACAGCAGAGCGTCGTAGACACAGACCCTGCAACACACGCTCTTATATCAGCCGCTGCGGCAGCTCGCGCGAGCCCGCAGACGGAAAGCGCA GAGGCTGTTGTTAGCGGGGGTGGCGGGGCATACTTGATCAGCGGTAATTCGACGACAGCAACTGCTCCAGTCAGCGTGGAAGACGCTGCTACTGCAGCAGCTAACATGACGCATGCGACTAGGGTCTCCCAGGCCACCGTAAGCCATAACGACTCCCCGTTT GTACAATGGCTGTTGGAAAACTACGAAACTGCCGATGGAGTATCTCTACCCAGATCGACGTTGTATAACCATTACCTTCGGCATTGTTCGGATAATAAATTAGATCCCGTTAACGCAGCTAGTTTCGGAAAGCTGATTAGGTCCGTGTTTTTGGGCTTGCGTACGCGACGTCTCGGAACTCG GGGGAATTCAAAATATCATTACTATGGTATCCGAGTGAAACCAAGCTCGCCTCTGGTGTTACTGAATGAGGATGGCACGTCGCGACAACAGGCAACTTCAAACATCCAAGCAAACAACAATAAGCGTGTCAAATTTGTCAATCAGAAGCAAACAGAGACAACGTATGAAACGACAAACACACAGActaacaacaataataacagtaacaTCTCTTCAAATGCATCGCCACCCCAATACCATCAGTACCTTGGTGAGGCGAGTTGCGCCATACCCGAGTTTCCAGAGATAGTCGTTGGTCACGGTTCATCGTTGCCTGAAGATTGCACTTTGGAAGACGTTGATACGTTCCGTAGTATCTACCGAGAGCACTGTGAGGCTTTTCTTGACGCTGTTCTCAACTTTGAGTTCGCCACTATTGAAAGTCTTTGGCGCGAATTCTGGCGTAGTCAGGATAATAACAACGGCGATGAATGCGAGGAGGAGAAGTATCTATCCAA AACCAAGCTTTACCAAATGTGCAAATGCATCGAAGTTCAAGGCTTCATTAAGAAAGTTgattatactttttatcaGAACTTGGTGGAAGTACTGATGCCCGACGTTCTAAGGCCTATACCTA GTCCTTTAACCCAATCTATACGAAATTTTGCCAAAGGCTTGGAATCATGGTTAACTTCGGCGATGAATGATTGCCCCGAAGAAATGATGCAGATTAAG TTGTCGGCTGTATCAGCGTTCGCTCAAACACTAAGAAGATATACCTCTTTGAATCACTTGGCTCAAGCTGCCAGGGCTGTGCTTCAGAACAATAGTCAAATCAATCAAATGTTGGCAGATTTAAATCGAGTCGATTTTCATAACGTTCAGGAGCAG GCTTCCTGGGTTTGTCAATGCGATTACTCAGTGGTTCAACGGTTAGAAGCAGACTTCAAAGTAACTTTGCAGCAACAAAATTCGTTAGAACAGTGGGCTGTTTGGTTGAAAAGCGTTGTGACACAAGTACTACAGCCTTATGAGGGCAAACCTACTTTTGCCAAAGCAGCACGACAGTTCCTGCTCAAGTGGTCTTTTTATAGTTCGATGGTTATAAGAGATTTAACCCTAAGAAGTGCCGCTAGTTTTGGGTCCTTTCATCTTATTCGTTTGCTTTACGATGAGTAcatgttttatttaattgaGCATCAAGTGGCGGTTTCCACGGGTACAACGCCGATTGCCGTAATGGGAGAT AAAAGTCAAAACTATTCAATGGTGAACGTTTTTGGAGCTAATGGAG ATACATCAAATATTTGTCCAGCAAAACGTGTCAAGTTGAGCTAA
- the LOC100121130 gene encoding DNA-binding protein RFX2 isoform X1, whose translation MSISWQTSTSSTDSAASLELLGIFDNEEIIVVPSRDDSSVDDGNNPESDDSYLFLENGDFIDYEPSLQKRRGRSGGNTPCQERGEGVIAMTTTGAQYALAASTGAGNGGGNSAVGVEKPSVVVVTTSNSNGSGSAAQSQSGRGQQLITVVTSGDPSSPNSLQPIQLLVQDPLDNTADSSNGSSGTQAHVTAQVVVNTTHSGQHTLVDSDTASTSAGTIVSGSPHYITVTGTSDSPSYASLTTAVVPGDADAVGSESVTHPTYVQYVEGDGSTYIPTNGQIDSFFRTYPVYAVGEAGTMYTPASNQYYTSTSTPVTYAQVTGSSTTTGQLLSQGNGTYLIQQSVVDTDPATHALISAAAAARASPQTESAEAVVSGGGGAYLISGNSTTATAPVSVEDAATAAANMTHATRVSQATVSHNDSPFVQWLLENYETADGVSLPRSTLYNHYLRHCSDNKLDPVNAASFGKLIRSVFLGLRTRRLGTRGNSKYHYYGIRVKPSSPLVLLNEDGTSRQQATSNIQANNNKRVKFVNQKQTETTYETTNTQTNNNNNSNISSNASPPQYHQYLGEASCAIPEFPEIVVGHGSSLPEDCTLEDVDTFRSIYREHCEAFLDAVLNFEFATIESLWREFWRSQDNNNGDECEEEKYLSKTKLYQMCKCIEVQGFIKKVDYTFYQNLVEVLMPDVLRPIPSPLTQSIRNFAKGLESWLTSAMNDCPEEMMQIKLSAVSAFAQTLRRYTSLNHLAQAARAVLQNNSQINQMLADLNRVDFHNVQEQASWVCQCDYSVVQRLEADFKVTLQQQNSLEQWAVWLKSVVTQVLQPYEGKPTFAKAARQFLLKWSFYSSMVIRDLTLRSAASFGSFHLIRLLYDEYMFYLIEHQVAVSTGTTPIAVMGDKSQNYSMVNVFGANGDTSNICPAKRVKLS comes from the exons ATGAGCATCAGCTGGCAGACGTCGACGAGCTCGACAGACAGCGCAGCCTCGTTGGAGCTATTGGGAATCTTCGACAACGAAGAGATAATAGTCGTGCCGTCGCGCGATGACAGTTCCGTCGATGATGGCAATAATCCGGAGTCCGACGACTCCTACCTCTTCCTCGAAAATGGAGATTTCATCGATTACG AGCCATCCCTGCAGAAACGGAGAGGTCGAAGTGGCGGTAATACGCCTTGTCAAGAGAGAGGTGAGGGAGTTATTGCCATGACTACAACAGGAGCCCAGTACGCTCTCGCAGCATCCACCGGAGCTGGCAATGGTGGGGGCAACTCCGCAGTGGGAGTTGAGAAGCCTAGTGTCGTCGTTGTTACCACTTCTAATTCCAATGGCAGTGGCAGTGCTGCCCAGTCACAGTCTGGTAGAGGTCAGCAGTTAATCACAGTGGTCACCAGTGGCGATCCTTCTAGTCCTAACAGTTTGCAACCCATTCAG ctaTTGGTACAAGATCCATTGGATAATACAGCAGACTCTTCAAACGGATCATCAGGCACACAAGCACATGTAACAGCACAAGTTGTTGTTAATACAACGCATTCTGGTCAGCACACTCTTGTAGACTCTGACACGGCATCAACATCAGCAGGGACAATTGTCAGTGGCTCACCTCACTATATCACTGTAACAG GCACCAGTGATTCACCATCATACGCTTCCCTCACAACAGCTGTAG TACCTGGAGACGCTGACGCCGTGGGGTCCGAATCAGTAACTCATCCCACCTACGTGCAATATGTCGAGGGCGATGGATCCACGTATATACCGACAAATGGACAgat TGATTCTTTTTTCAGGACATATCCGGTGTATGCTGTTGGAGAGGCGGGAACAATGTACACTCCCGCCTCCAACCAGTATTATACTTCCACTTCCACACCGGTGACTTATGCTcaa GTCACCGGCTCAAGCACAACTACAGGTCAGCTACTGTCGCAAGGCAATGGAACCTACTTGATACAGCAGAGCGTCGTAGACACAGACCCTGCAACACACGCTCTTATATCAGCCGCTGCGGCAGCTCGCGCGAGCCCGCAGACGGAAAGCGCA GAGGCTGTTGTTAGCGGGGGTGGCGGGGCATACTTGATCAGCGGTAATTCGACGACAGCAACTGCTCCAGTCAGCGTGGAAGACGCTGCTACTGCAGCAGCTAACATGACGCATGCGACTAGGGTCTCCCAGGCCACCGTAAGCCATAACGACTCCCCGTTT GTACAATGGCTGTTGGAAAACTACGAAACTGCCGATGGAGTATCTCTACCCAGATCGACGTTGTATAACCATTACCTTCGGCATTGTTCGGATAATAAATTAGATCCCGTTAACGCAGCTAGTTTCGGAAAGCTGATTAGGTCCGTGTTTTTGGGCTTGCGTACGCGACGTCTCGGAACTCG GGGGAATTCAAAATATCATTACTATGGTATCCGAGTGAAACCAAGCTCGCCTCTGGTGTTACTGAATGAGGATGGCACGTCGCGACAACAGGCAACTTCAAACATCCAAGCAAACAACAATAAGCGTGTCAAATTTGTCAATCAGAAGCAAACAGAGACAACGTATGAAACGACAAACACACAGActaacaacaataataacagtaacaTCTCTTCAAATGCATCGCCACCCCAATACCATCAGTACCTTGGTGAGGCGAGTTGCGCCATACCCGAGTTTCCAGAGATAGTCGTTGGTCACGGTTCATCGTTGCCTGAAGATTGCACTTTGGAAGACGTTGATACGTTCCGTAGTATCTACCGAGAGCACTGTGAGGCTTTTCTTGACGCTGTTCTCAACTTTGAGTTCGCCACTATTGAAAGTCTTTGGCGCGAATTCTGGCGTAGTCAGGATAATAACAACGGCGATGAATGCGAGGAGGAGAAGTATCTATCCAA AACCAAGCTTTACCAAATGTGCAAATGCATCGAAGTTCAAGGCTTCATTAAGAAAGTTgattatactttttatcaGAACTTGGTGGAAGTACTGATGCCCGACGTTCTAAGGCCTATACCTA GTCCTTTAACCCAATCTATACGAAATTTTGCCAAAGGCTTGGAATCATGGTTAACTTCGGCGATGAATGATTGCCCCGAAGAAATGATGCAGATTAAG TTGTCGGCTGTATCAGCGTTCGCTCAAACACTAAGAAGATATACCTCTTTGAATCACTTGGCTCAAGCTGCCAGGGCTGTGCTTCAGAACAATAGTCAAATCAATCAAATGTTGGCAGATTTAAATCGAGTCGATTTTCATAACGTTCAGGAGCAG GCTTCCTGGGTTTGTCAATGCGATTACTCAGTGGTTCAACGGTTAGAAGCAGACTTCAAAGTAACTTTGCAGCAACAAAATTCGTTAGAACAGTGGGCTGTTTGGTTGAAAAGCGTTGTGACACAAGTACTACAGCCTTATGAGGGCAAACCTACTTTTGCCAAAGCAGCACGACAGTTCCTGCTCAAGTGGTCTTTTTATAGTTCGATGGTTATAAGAGATTTAACCCTAAGAAGTGCCGCTAGTTTTGGGTCCTTTCATCTTATTCGTTTGCTTTACGATGAGTAcatgttttatttaattgaGCATCAAGTGGCGGTTTCCACGGGTACAACGCCGATTGCCGTAATGGGAGAT AAAAGTCAAAACTATTCAATGGTGAACGTTTTTGGAGCTAATGGAG ATACATCAAATATTTGTCCAGCAAAACGTGTCAAGTTGAGCTAA